A genomic region of uncultured Roseibium sp. contains the following coding sequences:
- the glp gene encoding gephyrin-like molybdotransferase Glp, with translation MTAKRLLDDCFLHDKDRLKHHEALSILKDRLTTISDIETVRLEDALERILAEDVSAPRDVPLADNSAVDGYAFRHSDFDEAGGFFRLNQRVAAGHASGTVLGPWAAARIFTGAVMPPGADTVAMQEDCETHTQDGENFVIIPQGLKPGANCRKAGEDVSAGTSIVKVGHRLRPQEIAAIASTGKPDVGVYRKLKVALVSTGDEVRRPGDLITVGDVYDSNHFLLRGLSATVPVEIEDLGILKDDRMLIERTLQDAAERFDVILTTGGASRGEEDHILDALDKLGQQHMWQLAIKPGRPMMFGTIGSSVFLGLPGNPVAAMVCFLLYARPVMSVLAGGQFLEPQSFQVPAGFEIPKKKPDRREFYRGYLETNSDGVQVARKFMRDGSGLITGLREANGLIEIAEDVTRIKAGDLVSYLPFSGFGIR, from the coding sequence ATGACGGCAAAACGTCTGCTGGATGATTGCTTTCTGCACGACAAGGACAGGCTGAAACATCATGAGGCGCTTTCGATCCTCAAGGACAGGCTGACGACGATTTCAGACATTGAAACCGTTCGCCTCGAGGATGCGCTTGAACGCATCCTCGCCGAAGACGTGAGCGCGCCGCGCGATGTTCCTCTTGCTGACAATTCCGCCGTGGACGGCTACGCTTTCCGGCATTCGGATTTCGACGAAGCCGGCGGTTTCTTCCGGCTCAATCAGCGCGTCGCCGCCGGACATGCGAGCGGCACTGTTCTTGGACCCTGGGCCGCCGCCCGGATTTTCACCGGCGCCGTCATGCCGCCCGGTGCCGATACCGTTGCCATGCAGGAGGACTGTGAAACCCACACGCAGGACGGCGAGAACTTCGTCATCATTCCGCAGGGCCTGAAACCCGGTGCGAATTGCCGCAAAGCCGGTGAAGACGTTTCGGCCGGAACTTCAATCGTCAAGGTTGGTCACAGACTGCGGCCGCAGGAGATTGCGGCGATTGCGTCGACCGGCAAACCGGATGTCGGCGTCTACAGGAAACTCAAGGTCGCTCTCGTTTCGACCGGAGACGAAGTGCGCCGGCCCGGCGACCTGATAACGGTCGGCGACGTCTACGACAGCAACCATTTCCTTCTTCGCGGCCTTTCCGCCACTGTGCCGGTTGAAATCGAGGATCTCGGCATCCTGAAGGACGACAGGATGCTGATCGAACGCACGCTGCAAGACGCTGCGGAGCGTTTCGACGTCATCCTGACGACGGGTGGTGCCAGCCGCGGTGAAGAGGATCACATCCTGGATGCGCTCGACAAGCTCGGGCAGCAGCATATGTGGCAGCTGGCGATCAAGCCCGGTCGGCCGATGATGTTCGGAACCATAGGGTCGTCTGTCTTTCTCGGGCTTCCGGGAAACCCGGTCGCCGCGATGGTCTGCTTTCTTCTCTACGCACGGCCGGTCATGAGTGTCCTTGCCGGCGGGCAATTTCTTGAGCCGCAGAGCTTTCAGGTGCCGGCTGGCTTTGAAATTCCAAAGAAAAAGCCGGACCGCCGGGAATTCTACCGGGGATATCTGGAAACCAATAGCGACGGTGTACAGGTTGCCCGGAAATTCATGCGTGACGGATCCGGCCTGATCACGGGACTGCGTGAAGCAAACGGCCTGATCGAGATCGCGGAAGACGTCACCCGAATCAAGGCAGGCGACCTGGTCAGCTACCTGCCCTTTTCCGGTTTCGGGATCAGGTAA
- the mobB gene encoding molybdopterin-guanine dinucleotide biosynthesis protein B, translating into MTTTPVFGITGWKNSGKTQLVTRLVAEFTARGFKVSTVKHAHHNFDIDKPGADSYRHREAGASEVALVSGRRWALMHELRQEDEPFLADILARLAPCDLVLIEGYKREDHPKIEARRTETIDRGPLAPQDPNILAVAADHALPDEDLPVFDLDDVPAMADFIERHLDLERTGQ; encoded by the coding sequence ATGACGACCACACCCGTCTTCGGTATCACCGGCTGGAAGAACTCCGGCAAGACGCAACTCGTGACCCGGCTGGTCGCGGAGTTCACGGCGCGCGGGTTCAAGGTGTCGACCGTCAAGCACGCGCACCACAATTTCGACATCGACAAACCTGGAGCGGACAGCTACCGGCACCGCGAGGCAGGGGCCAGCGAGGTCGCACTGGTTTCCGGCCGCAGGTGGGCGCTGATGCACGAATTGCGGCAGGAGGACGAGCCGTTTCTGGCCGACATCCTCGCGCGTCTCGCGCCGTGCGATCTTGTCCTGATCGAAGGCTACAAGCGCGAGGATCATCCGAAAATCGAGGCACGGCGAACGGAGACCATCGATCGTGGCCCCCTCGCCCCGCAGGACCCGAATATTCTTGCCGTCGCCGCCGACCATGCCTTGCCCGATGAGGACCTGCCCGTCTTCGACCTGGATGATGTTCCGGCCATGGCCGATTTCATCGAGCGGCACCTCGATCTGGAGAGGACCGGACAATGA
- the mobA gene encoding molybdenum cofactor guanylyltransferase MobA, translating to MTAKRDALTIDRVLGCVLAGGQSRRMGGGDKSLLDIGGKSMLDVILARLSTQVPDIVLNANGDPERFAQFGLPVVPDPVGEFAGPLAGVLAGLTHADTYHPAISHVVSVAGDTPFFPTDLVERLCASVPADVPVIALASSSSKLHPVFGLWPVRLKDDLHKWLETGQSGKVLAFVDRHDSVEVSFDLDPATGLDPFFNANKPDDLATVRNTLSARFT from the coding sequence ATGACGGCAAAGCGCGACGCCTTGACCATCGACAGGGTTCTCGGGTGCGTCCTGGCAGGCGGGCAGTCCCGGCGCATGGGCGGCGGCGACAAGAGCCTGCTTGATATCGGCGGCAAGTCGATGCTGGACGTGATCCTCGCCCGGTTGTCGACACAGGTCCCTGACATCGTTCTCAACGCCAATGGCGACCCGGAGCGGTTTGCGCAGTTCGGGCTTCCGGTTGTTCCCGATCCGGTCGGGGAGTTCGCAGGGCCCCTTGCAGGGGTTCTGGCGGGATTGACCCACGCCGACACGTACCATCCCGCGATCAGTCACGTGGTATCGGTCGCCGGCGACACGCCGTTCTTTCCGACCGACCTCGTGGAGCGCCTGTGTGCTTCCGTTCCGGCCGATGTCCCGGTGATCGCGCTTGCCTCGTCCTCCAGCAAATTGCATCCCGTCTTCGGGCTCTGGCCCGTCAGGCTGAAAGACGATCTACACAAGTGGCTTGAAACCGGACAGAGCGGAAAGGTACTCGCCTTCGTCGACCGGCACGACAGCGTGGAAGTGTCCTTCGATCTGGACCCGGCAACGGGTCTCGATCCCTTCTTCAATGCCAACAAACCGGACGACCTGGCGACGGTCCGCAATACGCTGAGTGCACGCTTCACATGA